One Silene latifolia isolate original U9 population chromosome 4, ASM4854445v1, whole genome shotgun sequence DNA segment encodes these proteins:
- the LOC141652898 gene encoding putative pentatricopeptide repeat-containing protein At5g13230, mitochondrial, whose protein sequence is MIKVVRQSVPPPVRWLRNPNPEFDSHVYTRAIQDCLSHRSPVYGQLLHSQIIKRGNCLDLFGRNTLLNFYVHFNLLSHAITLFRELSRPNTVSYVTLIHGYSRASRFPEALECFSDLHSQGHPLTPFVFTSFFKLLISMDLSHLGSILHASLFKLGHASHHFVATSLVDSYSCSGFVSSARSVFDSLFLPDLVSWTGMLTCYSENACFLDALSFFSQMLRAGFRPNQYTFTSVLKACVGLRDLNVGTATHAFVLKSCYDTDCYVAIALLDLYISFGRLGDAHQIFETMPKEGVISWSFMISRCAQSDQSHMALTLFRRMRQSIMPNEFTLASGLQACATLSHLDMGMLIHALVLKIGLTSNVFVSNALIDVYAKCARMQDSELLFEDSANKTDVTWNTMIVGYAQLGDGEKAIMVLRDMLKTKLLPTEVAYSSALRACATLAAVDPGTQIHAFAIKTKSDRDNVVGNSLVDMYGKCGNIKPARLVFDMMEDPDQVSWNSIISAYAVHGLAKEALSMFQRMQETQCKPNNVTFVAVLSACSNIGLLDEGEAYFDAMIRDYGIEPSVEHYTCMVGLLGRSGNLDKAMKLITEMPLEPTITVWRAMLGACAIHNNVDLGRVAAENILKIEPQNDAAYVLMSNIFASKKKWGDVAHVRKSMKNKGLKKEPGVSWVEIQGTAHYFTVGDTSHPDIRLIRGMLEWLRKRIKREGYIADCNAVLFEVEDDEKELHLWSHSERLALAFAIVRTPVGAPIRILKNLRICTDCHAAFKLISKVVQREIVVRDINRFHHLQDGICSCGDFW, encoded by the coding sequence ATGATCAAAGTGGTGCGGCAAAGTGTGCCGCCTCCGGTCCGATGGTTGAGGAACCCGAACCCTGAGTTTGATTCACACGTATACACCCGCGCCATTCAGGATTGCCTTTCCCACAGGAGCCCTGTGTATGGGCAGCTCCTTCACTCTCAAATTATTAAGAGAGGCAATTGCCTTGATCTCTTCGGCCGCAACACTCTCCTTAACTTCTATGTTCATTTCAACTTACTGTCTCATGCCATTACTCTCTTCCGCGAATTGTCTCGTCCTAATACTGTTTCCTATGTCACTCTCATTCATGGCTATTCTCGTGCTTCCCGCTTCCCTGAGGCTCTTGAATGTTTTTCCGATCTTCACTCCCAAGGCCATCCCCTTACCCCCTTTGTTTTCACCTCCTTTTTCAAGCTCCTCATCTCCATGGACCTTTCCCATTTGGGTAGCATTCTTCATGCCTCTCTTTTCAAGCTTGGCCATGCGTCTCACCATTTTGTCGCCACTTCCCTTGTCGATTCCTACTCTTGCTCTGGATTTGTCTCTTCTGCCAGGTCCGTCTTTGACTCCCTTTTCCTTCCTGACTTGGTTTCCTGGACCGGCATGCTCACTTGTTACTCTGAGAATGCCTGCTTCCTTGATGCCCTCTCATTTTTTTCCCAGATGTTGAGGGCCGGATTCAGGCCCAACCAATACACTTTCACCAGTGTCCTCAAGGCTTGTGTTGGATTACGGGATTTGAACGTAGGCACGGCTACTCATGCCTTTGTTCTCAAGTCTTGTTATGACACTGACTGTTATGTCGCCATAGCCCTCCTTGATCTTTACATTAGCTTTGGTCGCCTTGGGGATGCTCATCAAATATTTGAAACCATGCCAAAAGAGGGTGTCATTTCTTGGAGTTTCATGATTTCTCGCTGTGCCCAGTCTGATCAGAGTCACATGGCTCTCACACTTTTTCGACGGATGAGGCAATCAATTATGCCTAATGAGTTCACTTTAGCTAGTGGGTTGCAGGCATGTGCAACCTTGTCTCATCTGGACATGGGAATGCTTATTCATGCCCTTGTCCTCAAAATCGGCCTTACATCTAATGTATTTGTCTCCAATGCTCTCATTGATGTGTATGCAAAGTGTGCAAGGATGCAGGACTCAGAGCTCCTGTTTGAGGATTCGGCAAACAAGACTGATGTCACTTGGAACACTATGATTGTCGGGTATGCCCAATTAGGAGACGGGGAGAAAGCAATAATGGTGTTGAGGGATATGCTTAAGACCAAGCTCTTACCTACTGAAGTCGCTTATTCAAGTGCGCTCCGTGCTTGTGCTACCTTGGCAGCAGTGGATCCTGGGACACAGATACACGCCTTCGCTATCAAAACCAAATCCGACAGAGATAACGTGGTGGGTAACTCCTTAGTGGATATGTATGGCAAGTGTGGGAACATCAAGCCTGCTCGTTTGGTTTTTGATATGATGGAAGACCCGGATCAGGTTTCATGGAATTCAATTATTTCAGCGTATGCTGTGCACGGCCTAGCAAAAGAGGCGTTAAGTATGTTTCAAAGGATGCAGGAAACCCAATGTAAACCAAACAATGTAACTTTCGTTGCCGTTCTTTCAGCTTGCAGCAACATTGGGTTATTAGATGAAGGGGAAGCTTATTTCGATGCAATGATCAGGGACTATGGCATTGAACCATCTGTTGAGCATTATACATGCATGGTAGGACTCTTGGGCCGATCAGGCAATCTTGATAAGGCTATGAAATTGATTACGGAGATGCCATTAGAGCCTACCATCACGGTTTGGCGTGCTATGCTTGGAGCGTGTGCCATACACAACAATGTAGATCTAGGCAGAGTTGCGGCCGAGAACATTCTTAAAATTGAACCACAGAATGATGCGGCGTATGTGCTAATGTCGAACATTTTTGCATCGAAAAAGAAATGGGGTGATGTAGCTCATGTCAGAAAAAGCATGAAGAATAAAGGATTGAAGAAAGAGCCGGGTGTGAGTTGGGTTGAAATACAAGGCACTGCACATTACTTCACTGTTGGTGATACCTCACATCCTGATATTAGGCTAATAAGGGGAATGCTTGAATGGTTAAGGAAGAGAATTAAGAGAGAAGGATATATTGCTGATTGCAATGCCGTtttgtttgaagtagaagatgaTGAGAAGGAGCTACATCTGTGGTCGCATAGTGAGCGTCTAGCTTTGGCGTTTGCAATAGTTAGGACACCGGTTGGTGCCCCAATCCGAATACTTAAAAATCTTAGAATATGCACAGACTGTCATGCTGCTTTTAAGCTTATCTCAAAGGTTGTTCAGCGGGAAATCGTTGTCCGGGATATAAATAGGTTTCACCACCTTCAGGATGGTATCTGTTCTTGTGGTGATTTTTGGTGA